A window of Castanea sativa cultivar Marrone di Chiusa Pesio chromosome 8, ASM4071231v1 genomic DNA:
AAATGGTACCTCTGATCCTTGCGACAAGAATCCTCTAATGAAACCAAAAGATTTATATCCTCCAAATGCTGGTATCTGGAAAACAAGAAGATTAACCGCGTCCTTGCAAAACCTACCTTGTTTAACTATTAAGATATTCAAAAAGTATTCCAGAATAACACTAAATAATTTTCTCCCTCTATAAAAGTAACTATTAGCGTAACTTCAATCTATAAATGCTTAAATATGTATTTCAAGTCTTCTGAACATTAAAAATACAGTTCTGTCCTTTTGGTTGGAAGATTTTCAATGCAGTTAGTACTGTATATTTGATCAAAATATCATATCAAACATAAAAAGCAGGTCAAACAATTCATAAAGAAAGCCTCCACCTAGAGGTTTGTGCTGTATATAAGATCACATAATGTAGACAGGCCTGAAATGATCAATAAATGGGGACAAACAAATTCCCAAGCCAGTTTGTCTCCAAGCAAACACTACATCGACTTAATCAAAATAAGTTGATCAGAGATGATTGAGCTTGTATCTTCTATAAACAGCATGAGCACAGATTGATCATCAGAGATGTACATACAAATGAATATCAAGTGGTCCAGCATAAGGTAGTAGTGAAATTGCTAATGATATACATGGTGTCCCAGGTTGTGCCATCAGGCTGTACTCTGGCTCTGTAAATTGAGGTTATTTCAACATCAAACAACAGCAACATTTAGTGGGCCTCAGTAAGACAGTAACCTCACAATACAGTTGCTGGTATATGACAGTTACCCAATCATCAACATCTGCTCAGACATGTTTATATTAAGTTTTACCTCAAGTACATACAGATCATGTCAAATGGGAGAGATAGACCAATTGCAcaaatgtattttgtttttctagtCAATAAAGACAAAACGGCAACTGtcctttttcttattattttttttttaagcttttatATCAGAAAATTCTGAGTCAAATCAAGAATGTTTGTGTAAGGTGGCCCTTCCCCATTCCAAAAGCATAACACAAGCATGTGTATGTGAATTCACATTCACTCACCCAGaagaaaatttttctaaatacatgtttaccaaaaaaaatgagtaaagaGATCTTACCACCAAGTATATATACCAAAATTTTGCAGAGATGATGGACATGACTTGTACAAAGCTCGTAATGTAAATTATATCATGTAAATAGCTGCAAGACATTACCAAATTCGAGTCAAATATTTATTTCCTAATTGAAATTTAGAACAGGGGCAGCAGGGATGGGGGTAAGgtagacaaagaagaagaaacattgCAGGCCATATACTGAGCATAATTACAATTTATAATGTTGATAGAACAAAAATACAGACTACAGTACCATACATTCAAATATCATCTGACTACCTAatctgtgaaaaaaaaaaatgccttaaAACTCATTCCAAAAGGAATCCCCTAATATCAAATTGCTAGCATATCTGTCAAGTCAAATTCTAAGATTAAGAATAAAACAAGAAAGGAGAATAAGGACCAAAGAAGCTTAGATAAGTTTTAAGGGAAAAATATTACACAATATGGATAAGCCAACATGAGTTTTTTTGCAAAGGTAGGATACACTATTGCAGGGATatatgttcatatatatatatatatatatatatatatatatatatacattattCTATATAAATGTCAGGTTGTATCCTCCCtatcctaaacctaaaaaatcaTCTCCTAACATTCAAGGTGCATCTAATTGTGTCAATCAGTAACCAAGAAGTAACTTataaatttcaaacttgaaaatGTAGATACATGTATCATTTAAGAATTGAAAAGTGTCTTAAAAGTATCATATGATCATATCTGATTAGATAGAGACTGGAGCTTAGAAGTATGCTAGATAACTGAGGGCTATAATAAAATCAATCTCCTTTAAGTGCACCCTCTTGCAAAAGCCGTGTCAGCAAACAGCTAGCATCAAATCTAAGTTCAGCATTGCACAGAACTTCAGATACACATCTAATCATTAAATGAATGTCATTTGGAGCCACATCATAGAGTTgcctcagcaaccaaacaaccTTCTATTATAAGGTCTGAGGAGTACGTCACTATCAGatcctcaattttaattttgaaatatcatGATATATATCTTATGGAACAAACATCTTGAAGATTAAAAATCTCTGCATTTCCTATTTTTAGCAAGCAGAACCAATTGCAGTGATGCAAGTTTACAAGAACTAAGTTCCTCTtggataaaaatatatatgaagcCATAGCATGCATTttacacacgcacacacacaaagGAGGTCACAAGGAGACACACCCACAAACTCCACCAGTACTCATATCAAACCCGCCATCAAGAAGCTCCCCATTATCATCATAACTAGGTTGAGCCATATTGGCAATTTGTTGATAGGGAATCGCATAAGCCACAGATGTGAGAACCAGACCAATCCAATGCTTCCAGGTGAAAGTTGAATGGAAGATCAGCATCCTTACCAAGATAAAGATAACCTAGATAAGCACAAATTAGACCATCAACGTAATGCATTAGCAAAATAAACATCATGATGCAAATATTCAAGGTTAACCAATAAACTATCCCACAGAACAATGCTAGCTGAGTGATTGATCGTAGTAGTAAATAAGGAAATAATAGCATGAGAAGGCATACATTGCAGGCGATGATGAGGCGCTGGAGATTCTTCATATGTCGAGCATTCTCTTCCTTACGCTTCTTTGCTCCTTGATTCGCCATACCTCTGAGTGTTTGCCTCTGAGTTCAAAGATGCCCAATTCTAACCTGTGTGCAACCCTAGCAGAGACCCAACTTATTTAGTAGCAGAGCCTTGTGCAAGATTATTATGATCGGGATCCTACACAAAATCAGCAGAGGGACTTAATGGTTTGATAGAAGATCCTAAAATCCTAGTTTtcattgaaaaacaaaagaccATTGGTATTAGAAttgtctataaaaaaaaaaattttgaaattatttatacAATACTTAGGTACAATAATTTATGTACAATACAGTAGGTTtgtaattaaattcaaacacctGGTTACAttgacaattaaattcaatgcagctatgtgtttgaatttaacaGGGCAACCTAACGTACTGTACCTAAGGTATAAAACATTTTTGTACTCCATATGACTACATCTAGCAGTGTGTTCGGATTCGGTGATAGAGTTTTCTAGAAATCACTCTCCATTTCTATATTGCCTCATCTTATCATCCAGATATCCCCATATAATCTTTTCCTCTCCCGCATTTTCTCAATGACCAAACAGACCCAACATTCAATATCCAAAACCAAAcgataacaaaaataaaaaacccacaaaccccaaacaaaaaaaccagaaaataaacaaaataatcataCGAAGGAGCTGGATAATCATACAATTTCTCTCATTTACATGTTCTCAGCTCTTTTTCCATATTCAAAATGAAACTAATGAACttgatattaatatatatgcATCTCCAAAGTCATCGAAACCCAAAGTAAATGAGTAAATTTTACCGAACAAACCcaatacataataataatcTGACAAAGAAAGAACTTACCTCTGATAGCCAGAGAGAGATAGATTTGAGAGTGAAGCGAGAAACCTGacaaagagagatagagagcaAAACAAACATGAgacaaacagagagagagagagagcgatgAAAGACAAAAACAGCAAAGACCAAAGAGCTTGCCGGAAGCAGATCGGCgagaagagagagtgagagagggggCTCAGCGTGAGGAAGACCGGAGATTTGAGATTAGAGCATCGGGTTGGCTGGCGTTTGTCTACTTGTCGTCGTCAAAATTATTCCTGCCAAATGGGTCGGGTCAAAGTCAAACGGGTTTGGATTTGATCGGATTGTTTTCGGTTTTTATTTGAGACCGGGTCAAAAATGGTCATTTTTTTGGGCAAAATTGACATTTACTTAAACggattattcatttattttgttttacatgccacacaaaaaaatatacatttacTTAAACggattattcatttattttattttgttgctaGTTAATTTTGGATGGATAAACATGATATCCGAAATGTGATTTGTTATTGTGTTGCTGAGCCAATATAGATCATTTTATTGGTATAGCTAGGCATGTTAATTGGACCAGCCAATTGGTTTGTCTAATGCTAGTGCTTAgggattttgttttattttactaAGGTTTAAGAGCCTTAGCATTGACCTAGCTAAcaaatttagttaaattttaacttaacaggttttttaaaactattttttaaccTACATTCTACTTTCATATGTACTATGTATTCAACTTTCTTTTTAACTAAGaactttgtaactcaattgatatcatctaatatttccaaaaaataaaaagattaataGTTCAAATCCTCTCTTTTCCAgctattgaattattttttaatttattatcttttttttttttttttactattgctCAATCATTTTGTCATTTTCGTTTTCCCTCTTCTTTCACCATCCTTCAACATTCCCTTCATGGTCACTTCAACTCAACTTAGCCAAAAGCCCCCAAATTTTCCTTCATAGTCACTTATGGAACTCCATCGAAAGTACAAAAAATATCATCTTTCCCATTTCAAGTCACACATTGGGACCAAGGCACGAACCGTGCCTTGTTGACCTCAACCTCCATTGTTAGTATCCTTGTTGTGACTTAGCTTAACACCTTTCTATTCCACAACTTAGCATTTTAacttatgctatgtttggatgttgggagaaggagggggagtagagtagagggagagagagtaatttaattaccttgtttgaatgttttttaaggaaggaggggaaGGGATTTAGAGGGGTTTGAACTACTTCTaacctctcatttttaattctcccaaattgaagaaatttggagggagagtaaagtataaaaatacttgatcaaatgaattatcaaatttacccttaccatattaacaaaattacaaatgaaaaaactaattattctcctccccttacttaattttaaaaacatctaaATAAGGTGGAGAATAACCATTCCCCTTTACTCTCATCTCCActactctccttccctctactcccctctactctcctctttATCAAAAGTTCCAAAAATAGCATAAGTCTAAGGAACTTATAATAGGTATCatttatgcattgttttatttatttatttatgatctTCTGTACTAGATTAGTAGACTGTAACTAAGAAAttctcagcaaaaaataaaagaagaaaaagaagaaagattagTAGATTGTAACTAAGAAATGATcttgtactttattttattagattgtaCCTAACATCAAagctatataatttttatttctaagccttgttgtaattttatttatttagtaattaagtttttttttttaaagaaaatgttgtatcttcattaataaaattagtCAAAATTGGCAACCAATACAACACTAAGATGTAGATGAATATTCTTCGTTCACACCGAAAAATTGCTAACATGTCTAGCAATATAACGAATGACAGAATTCGTTTGTCTTTTAGTACATGAAAAACTACAATGAGTAAAGAACTAGCAATGTCTTTTGCCTCTTTGATCAAACGACTATAGGCCAAAAGAGAAGGATGCTGACTCTTCAAGGAACTGATAATAAGCTCAGAGTAATTAAGTTAATATGaggttttctcaaaaaaagaagaagaagctgtaattaaattaaatgataacTTATGCAAATCTCTTGGGTTAGGGGAACAATATATAATACAGTTGAAACTCCACCTTAACCATTTTCTTCTGTCAATTTATAAACGGCGTCTTTCACTCTACAAAACAAATTGAATCTGTCTTTTGACGTGTCCAAGTCTAAGACAAAAAGTATCTAGGGATAGATATGTATAAGGAAAGAATTAgattaataaagaaattttcaaatataataaccGTCACCGTTTGCTTAGTACTAAAAACAGAAACTTCATAGATAAACCTTTGCTTCGAACATCAAACTAGTACCTCTGTTAacttcacccaaaaaaaaaaaaaaaaaaaaacaaacaaacaaaccaaaaacctAGTACCTCTGTAAACTCTTATTTAACTCAATCAGCCTAAACACAAAGACTTTTTCTTAAGTACCGAGGAAAaagaaaaccccaaaaaaagaaaaaagaaaaaagcaaaccCAATCACATAGCGTTTCTGCTACTCAGAAAAGAAGTTCAAAGAACTAGCAGGAGTCCAGACGAATTCTATCATGAATTTGGGGATTTCTTGCTGACATTgatttgtgagttttttttttctttctttttagcaTTCCATTTTGTATTGCTTGTTGATCATGagttttgttttctgtttggtAGCTGAGAAAAACAGGCtcgaaacaaaattaaatttagtgTTTTTAATATAGTTGGGACCGTAATtttatgggattttttttttcttttttgttttaattgcttAAAGTAAATGAAAAAACTTAAGTATTTAATTAGTTGAACTGAACCCAATTTTAACACGACTCAAAGTGATAAAGCAGAAAttctgcattttattttttgtaactgTTGTTCTGTTCTATGGTTGAATTACTTTCGTTTCAGTATTAATTGcttgcttttattatttattgattaGAATTAATCTCttacttgtttgtttgtttgtttatatgttTTGGCTAATCTTCGGTATAATTATTGTGAGAGGTACTTTAGATTctgaaatgatattttaattacCTTGAGTTACTTTAGTATATGGGGATACAGTAAATAAACTAACTAAAACCCAAACTATCCAAGAACTCTAGTAAGTTTGAGCTAGAAAACACAACAGATGCCAAATTCCACTCGTATAAAGTcttgccaataaaattaaagtaaaaaaaaaaacttcagcTTCATTGAATATAACTCGATCCCTTCAAAACAAGGATTTATCTTCAAATACACCACATTAAGCACAATGGAATAACTTTCAAAGTCTCCCcattgcttcttttcttttgccaAATTGTCCTTTCCAACAAGATAATAAGTCTATCATGGGACTAGGCATTACCCATGaaacatcaaacaaagaaaatactagAGACCATGTTTCTCAAGCCACTGTACAATGGAGAAAGAGATGATCCATTGACTCTTCATGATTTTTAAACATATAACTCCAAtccataatatttattgttCACTTCCTCAGgttatatgtttaaaaaaatttccacacTGCAACACACCATGAGAAAAAGGTCTTCTGTGGTACATGAACTTCCCATATGCTTTGCTAAGGAAAAAATTCCCCCTTCTTTCTCTCAGTGCCTTGTAGGAACTCTTTGCTTGAAAACAATAGTTTTTCAATGGCATCATCACCAAATTTTCTATCTCCTCTCCACAGATCTCAATGGGGTCATCCAAAAACTGTTTCATCTATTCTAGCTCTCGATCATGAAGCTCTCAAGAAAGTAATTGATTCCAATATCTCTTACAAAACCCCCTTCAATCTATTTGCTAGTAGTTTGgccaaaattttgtaagtactCCACAAGGCTAATGGGCCTAAAGTTCTTGCACTTTTTTTGGTATCAAAACCACAAAGAAAGCTTTTGGACTTTTTTCAGCCATTCCTTTTTCATGGAAATCAATGAAGAAGTTGATTATGTCCTCTATTACCACACTACAGTAGTTTTGGAAGAAAGTCATGGTAAACCCATCCGGACTTGGTGCTTTGTCCCTATTCATGCTTTTTTAAGGCCTGTAGAACCTTTTCCTCTCATTGTCACTCTGAAAAGGCTGCTGTTCTTGCATCGACAACATCCCATCCATTTTAGGTCTCCAAGCTTCCTATTCCTGGTAAAGATCATTGTAAAATTGTTCAATATGCTCCCTGATTTCATCTTGGTTGGTGGCATCACCAATTTTTAGGCTTCCAATAAAATTATTCCTTTAGTGAGAATCAACCAAATGATTAAATAATCCAGTCTTCTTATCCCCTCCCTTTAGCCAAAGAGCCCTTAAAGTTCTACCTCCAACCTGTCTCCTCTGTGAGCATTATCTTTTGAACCTCCTTTTTAGAGTcttttgaaagttcaaatagcgtataaaacaccaatgaacgtttaggcccccaattacaaaaatatcaacacaagcttatactcaAACAATAGATGTGCGGAGTGATAAGTACAAACAATACCCAAAATAATaaacactctaaaccataattaatcacaacacagcagcaattaatatgtaagagtaagggaagagagatgcaaacacaaagataacacagcgatgtgttatcgaagaggaagcCGAAGCACTCGGCGagaaacctctccgccgccctccaagcggtcaataatccactagagaataaagttgggatacatgaatagcagaagactctccaagcctaatctacccagtgcacctaagccctccaagcttcttgctccaataggGTTACGC
This region includes:
- the LOC142607096 gene encoding uncharacterized protein LOC142607096; translation: MANQGAKKRKEENARHMKNLQRLIIACNVIFILVRMLIFHSTFTWKHWIGLVLTSVAYAIPYQQIANMAQPSYDDNGELLDGGFDMSTGGVCGYLHDIIYITSFVQVMSIISAKFWYIYLVIPAFGGYKSFGFIRGFLSQGSEGDTEDEKTRKKREKMEKRASRAKFVKTRTR